Proteins encoded in a region of the Zea mays cultivar B73 chromosome 4, Zm-B73-REFERENCE-NAM-5.0, whole genome shotgun sequence genome:
- the LOC103656032 gene encoding uncharacterized protein, whose product MASMASTIGPALVVPKTRRQPPPYARSRPRHRISGTPAPAHGARQGRPLRRAHVKLYARSRPQTRRSDADPRTPSSTRDPLPRAVASARVALVVSSPPPPAASGTPAPAHAKVDRSGRLCIPRAARELASAPGTRFRPEASAPGTGFRPEASARWTGTRPALGTGTRRAVVARQSISPRRRRPAQDPARSRCIVMDPTSEPADIESGVGDITAPERGRPTMTAGRRGAGFTLAGRSAGRGTTCVIRGSRSAGRSIRGGRSVGIDIDLNAQVREDDEPIQVEAEITANNSKEKYDKADWSSMNTRTFCEICVEEVEAGNRPNGTLTTAAYKNICVKYRQRTGLLHSKTQLKNKWDLLKGLYSFWLGLNKDTGLGWDSKLGTVIASDEYWKKNTKGHPDWKKLKYGPLENEDFMTQMFEHIAVDGSTSCAPGEFYDVENHETEVDGIDGVDFGTFEADCDAQYDEFASPFASASKSTQSKRGGSTQSKKRASPTVVNSPLKRSKNPMVKVMNKIHNTLEINCNISNKVMLGEYRYESIKQCMEWAVECGATEGSLEHFMATQLFVKAEHRDVFKSFKTNEGRLLWLKRHCAKDGLC is encoded by the exons ATGGCGTCGATGGCGTCAACCATCGGCCCTGCCCTGGTGGTGCCG AAAACACGCCGCCAGCCCCCACCCTACGCGCGATCACGCCCGCGACACAGGATCTCGGGGACGCCCGCACCCGCGCACGGCGCACGCCAAGGTCGACCGCTCCGACGCGCGCACGTCAAGCTCTACGCGCGATCCCGCCCGCAGACCCGCCGCTCCGACGCAGACCCGCGCACGCCAAGCTCTACGCGCGATCCCCTGCCCCGTGCCGTCGCTTCCGCTCGCGTCGCGCTGGTGGTCTCCAGTCCGCCACCGCCCGCGGCCTCGGGGACGCCCGCACCCGCGCACGCCAAGGTTGACCGCTCCGGTCGCTTGTGCATCCCTCGCGCCGCCCGGGAGCTAGCCTCCGCGCCCGGCACAAGATTCCGCCCAGAAGCCTCCGCGCCCGGCACAGGATTCCGCCCAGAAGCCTCCGCGCGGTGGACAGGGACGCGTCCCGCGCTCGGCACAGGAACCCGCCGCGCCGTCGTCGCTCGGCAGAGCATCTCGCCGCGCCGTCGTCGCCCGGCACAGGATCCCGCGCGCAGCAG GTGTATTGTGATGGATCCTACATCAGAACCAGCAGACATTGAATCAGGAGTTGGTGATATTACGGCACCTGAACGAGGCAGACCAACCATGACGGCAGGTCGTCGTGGCGCAGGATTTACACTGGCAGGGCGTAGTGCCGGTCGTGGCACTACTTGTGTGATACGCGGTAGTAGGAGTGCCGGAAGGAGCATTCGTGGTGGCCGAAGTGTTGGTATTGACATCGATTTAAATGCTCAAGTTCGGGAAGATGATGAACCAATTCAAGTTGAAGCTGAAATTACTGCAAATAATTCG AAGGAGAAATATGACAAGGCAGATTGGTCATCCATGAATACTAGAACTTTTTGTGAAATATGTGTTGAAGAGGTTGAAGCTGGTAACAGACCAAATGGAACACTAACTACTGCAGCGTATAAAAATATTTGTGTTAAGTATCGACAAAGAACTGGTTTGCTTCACAGCAAAACTCAATTGAAGAATAAGTGGGATTTACTGAAAGGGCTTTACAGTTTTTGGCTTGGTCTAAACAAAGATACAGGACTTGGATGGGATTCTAAGCTAGGGACTGTGATTGCAAGTGATGAATACTGGAAGAAAAATACAAAG GGGCATCCTGATTGGAAGAAACTGAAATATGGCCCTCTAGAAAATGAAGATTTCATGACACAAATGTTTGAACATATTGCAGTGGATGGATCTACATCATGCGCTCCAGGTGAATTTTATGATGTGGAAAATCATGAGACTGAGGTTGATGGTATTGATGGAGTTGATTTTGGCACATTTGAGGCAGACtgtgatgctcaatatgatgaatTTGCGTCTCCTTTTGCTAGTGCCAGCAAGTCAACTCAGTCGAAGAGAGGCGGCTCAACTCAGTCAAAGAAAAGAGCTAGTCCTACTGTTGTTAATAGCCCACTGAAGCGCTCAAAGAATCCCATGGTTAAGGTCATGAATAAGATTCATAATACTTTGGAGATCAATTGCAATATTTCAAACAAAGTAATGCTTGGAGAGTATAGGTATGAATCAATCAAGCAATGCATGGAATGGGCTGTTGAGTGTGGAGCAACTGAAGGATCACTTGAGCATTTCATGGCTACTCAGCTTTTTGTTAAGGCGGAGCACAGGGATGTATTTAAGTCATTCAAAACAAATGAAGGAAGACTTCTATGGTTGAAGAGGCACTGCGCTAAGGATGGCTTATGTTAG